CTGGATATTGCCTTTGAGCACGTCAATCTAGATTGGAAAGACTACGTAGAGTTTGACGAACGCTATTTACGTCCAGCTGAAGTGGATTTGCTGATCGGCGATCCCACGAAGGCTTACCAAAAGCTGGGTTGGAAACCATCGGTTACTTTTGAAGAATTAGTTCGCTTAATGGTGGAAGCGGATATGCAAGCTTTGGGTTTGAATTGTCCGAATGGCAACGGTTTGCACTCGCCTCTGGATCTTGCCACGATTCGCCAGAATGTCGGTAGTATGCACGATTAAATCGTTTTGACTTGTCGGGGCAAGGGCGATCCCCGTGCCCTACTGAGTGATGAGTGATGAGTTTTGCATTAACTCATCACTCATCAATTTTTGGAGATATCCTGAATCCAGTGGAGGATGGCAAGAGATATGGCAACTTTAGATTTGAGCGATAAGCGAATTCTCGTCACTGGCGGAGCTGGTTTTTTGGGGCGTCAGGTCGTAGATCGGTTGTGTAAAGCCGGAGCCGATCAAAACAAGATTACGATACCGCGATCGCGCGAGTACGATCTCCGCTCCTTAGAAGACTGTCAACGCGCCGTTGAGCAGCAGGATGTCGTGATTCACCTCGCCGCTCACGTCGGTGGCATCGGTCTGAATCTGGTAAAACCCGCTGAATTATTCTATGACAACCTGATGATGGGCGCTCAACTGATTCATGCTGCCTATCAAGCAGGGGTTCAAAAATTTGTTTGTGTAGGGACTATCTGCGCTTATCCCAAGTTCACTCCAGTACCATTCAAAGAAGATGACCTCTGGAATGGTTATCCGGAAGAAACTAATGCTCCCTATGGCGTTGCTAAGAAAGCTTTACTGGTGCAACTCCAATCCTACCGGCAGCAGTATGGCTTTAACGGCATTTACCTGTTGCCAGTAAACTTGTACGGGCCGGAAGATAACTTCGATCCCAAGAGTTCCCACGTGATCCCTGCCTTAATTCGCAAAGTACATGAAGCTCAAGCTAGAGGCGATAAGCAGCTACCTGTATGGGGCGATGGGAGTCCCACTCGCGAGTTTCTCTACTCTACGGATGCCGCTTTGGGTATCGTCATGGGTACGCAGGACTACAATGGCGCAGAACCCGTCAATTTGGGAACGGGTTATGAAATTTCTATCAAGGATTTGGTAGAACTGATTTGCGAACTGATGGGCTATCAGGGCGAAATTATCTGGGAAACCGATAAGCCGAACGGTCAACCGCGCCGCTGTTTAGATACAGAACGGGCGAAGCAAGAGTTTGGCTTCACTGCCCAAGTGGACTTCAAGGAAGGGCTGAAGAACACAATCGATTGGTATCGGCAACACGCTGAGTAAGTGTGAAAAACTTGCGATTGTGAAAAACCCGTTTTGCTAAACAAAACGGGTT
Above is a window of Coleofasciculus sp. FACHB-1120 DNA encoding:
- a CDS encoding GDP-L-fucose synthase yields the protein MATLDLSDKRILVTGGAGFLGRQVVDRLCKAGADQNKITIPRSREYDLRSLEDCQRAVEQQDVVIHLAAHVGGIGLNLVKPAELFYDNLMMGAQLIHAAYQAGVQKFVCVGTICAYPKFTPVPFKEDDLWNGYPEETNAPYGVAKKALLVQLQSYRQQYGFNGIYLLPVNLYGPEDNFDPKSSHVIPALIRKVHEAQARGDKQLPVWGDGSPTREFLYSTDAALGIVMGTQDYNGAEPVNLGTGYEISIKDLVELICELMGYQGEIIWETDKPNGQPRRCLDTERAKQEFGFTAQVDFKEGLKNTIDWYRQHAE